Within the Bacteroidota bacterium genome, the region ACATCAAAAACTGAGAACAGATAAATATTAGACTTAATTTTAGTAAATTTGAATAATAATCGATGATTAAAAAAATGTATCCAGAAATTTAAATCACTGATAAAAATCATGAAACAAAGCATGTTCTTTAAACATGATCAACCGGGTAGCCTTAATTAAAGTCACCTGCGGGTTTGCCTCCTGAAAGTCCGCCGTGACAGATTTATCCAACCTTAATTATAAAATGATGGAATGATGAAAAAACTTTATATTCTCCGGCATGGGAAATCATCATGGGACATGGAGGTGAATGATTATGACCGTCCCTTAAAGAAAAAAGGGATAGATGATGCATACAAGCTTTCCTTAAAACTTTTAAATGACAACTATCCCCTTCCAGATTGTATTGTTTCAAGTTCGGCAATCCGCGCCGTTCACACAGGGCTGATTTTATGCAAGGTACTAAAATACAAACTGGATAATTTTTTTATTGTCGAAAGGCTTTACGAAATAAGTCCCGAGAAACTGGTCCAGTTCTTAAGCAAAACCAATGATAAATTCAATTCCATGATGATCATCGGGCATAATCCCACTTTTACAGAGGTAGCCAACTATTATCTGTCCGAATCCATTGACAATATTCCAACTTGTGGATTAATCGTACTTACTTTTAATGTAGAATCGTGGGAAAAAATCGAAAAGCATAAGGTGAAAGACAGCAAGTTTTACTTTTTTGAAGAATAACATCAGGTTGTCATAGAATTAGGTGTTTATTACCTATTGAGGTTAATTATTAATAGGTTGGGCTGAAGCCCA harbors:
- a CDS encoding histidine phosphatase family protein: MMKKLYILRHGKSSWDMEVNDYDRPLKKKGIDDAYKLSLKLLNDNYPLPDCIVSSSAIRAVHTGLILCKVLKYKLDNFFIVERLYEISPEKLVQFLSKTNDKFNSMMIIGHNPTFTEVANYYLSESIDNIPTCGLIVLTFNVESWEKIEKHKVKDSKFYFFEE